A single genomic interval of Lentimicrobium saccharophilum harbors:
- a CDS encoding tetratricopeptide repeat protein, which yields MKLINSVISVCFLVLVLLSACSGSKGKQQATSADSLAMAQQPDTTTVKQEEGGFDRIPLQPGIESGKPSLKSPENKDAQMFEAIVFKGKGAEERRKGVSLAAAGDLQGAIREFTKSIEIHERNPDAYFYRGKAKWELKDYAGADQDFSKAIEIRPSQAPYFYYRGQMYNEIKQYAAAIADFDSTIVRAPHFTDAFNFKGVALANTGKHEDAIAIYNQVIDKVPDHALAWFNKGTSLAALKRFAEADQALTRALELDPGYSQAYTNRGNCRFMLERFTDAADDYTQAITLQPGNTDAYYNRAFAYQRTGKQQEACEDWKKAVSLGHKTAGQVLAKYCN from the coding sequence ATGAAATTGATTAACAGTGTTATAAGTGTTTGTTTTCTGGTATTGGTGCTCTTATCCGCCTGTAGCGGAAGTAAGGGAAAGCAACAGGCAACTTCAGCTGACAGTCTGGCGATGGCTCAGCAACCGGACACAACCACCGTTAAACAGGAAGAAGGTGGTTTTGACCGCATACCCTTGCAGCCGGGAATTGAATCCGGCAAACCCTCGCTGAAATCTCCGGAGAACAAGGATGCTCAGATGTTTGAGGCAATCGTTTTTAAAGGGAAAGGGGCTGAAGAGCGTCGCAAGGGGGTAAGCCTTGCCGCTGCCGGAGACCTGCAGGGTGCCATCAGGGAGTTTACGAAATCCATTGAGATTCATGAAAGGAATCCGGATGCGTATTTTTACCGCGGAAAAGCCAAATGGGAGTTGAAAGATTATGCGGGCGCCGATCAGGATTTTTCCAAAGCCATAGAGATCAGGCCTTCACAGGCGCCTTACTTTTATTACCGCGGGCAGATGTACAACGAAATAAAACAGTATGCGGCTGCAATCGCTGACTTTGATTCAACCATTGTACGCGCTCCTCACTTCACCGATGCTTTTAATTTTAAAGGTGTGGCATTGGCCAATACCGGAAAGCATGAAGATGCGATTGCCATTTATAATCAGGTAATTGATAAAGTTCCGGATCATGCACTTGCCTGGTTTAATAAAGGAACCTCCCTGGCTGCATTAAAGAGATTTGCTGAAGCAGATCAGGCGCTTACACGTGCCCTGGAACTGGATCCCGGTTACAGCCAGGCTTACACAAACCGGGGCAATTGCAGATTCATGCTTGAAAGATTCACTGATGCTGCTGATGATTATACTCAGGCCATTACCCTTCAGCCCGGTAATACTGATGCATATTACAACCGTGCATTTGCTTATCAGAGAACGGGAAAACAGCAAGAAGCCTGCGAAGACTGGAAAAAGGCGGTTTCGTTGGGGCATAAAACTGCAGGGCAGGTGCTGGCAAAGTATTGTAATTAA
- a CDS encoding response regulator has protein sequence MIAPFRIYISDPHVIFREGIKKIINENHAYVIAGESDNWSNTDAFFQTSGADLLMIFTIPLKTGIEGALLLRQKHPDLKCVLLTNTSRHPDLFTAMDKGFSGIIHKATSEKELLHALEIIRTGSAYTSPEIYTYLSKRRASYAPVDDNPVNSIWTEKEIRILNYIGKGYHNDEISRLMNLKIRTIEGHKARMIEKAGVPNTLNLILFALKNKLLSIDDL, from the coding sequence ATGATCGCCCCTTTCCGAATATACATTTCTGATCCGCATGTCATTTTCCGTGAGGGAATTAAAAAGATTATCAATGAAAATCATGCGTATGTCATTGCCGGGGAGTCAGACAACTGGAGCAATACGGATGCTTTTTTTCAAACATCGGGAGCCGATTTGCTGATGATTTTCACCATTCCGCTGAAAACGGGTATTGAAGGTGCCCTTTTACTGAGGCAGAAACATCCGGATCTGAAATGCGTGCTGCTCACAAACACCTCCAGGCATCCCGACCTTTTTACAGCCATGGACAAAGGCTTTTCCGGTATCATACATAAAGCCACTTCGGAAAAAGAACTTCTTCATGCGCTGGAGATTATCCGCACCGGTTCTGCTTACACATCCCCCGAAATTTACACCTACCTGTCGAAAAGAAGAGCTAGCTATGCGCCAGTTGATGATAATCCCGTGAACAGTATATGGACAGAAAAAGAGATCAGGATCCTTAATTATATAGGAAAGGGTTACCATAACGATGAGATTTCAAGGTTAATGAATCTGAAAATCCGCACCATAGAAGGACACAAAGCGAGAATGATCGAAAAAGCCGGAGTCCCCAATACTTTAAACCTGATCCTTTTTGCACTGAAGAACAAGTTGTTGAGCATCGATGATTTATAA
- a CDS encoding T9SS type A sorting domain-containing protein yields the protein MRRNLLILIQTLLTINLFAQITLENTYNYSGTYTHLQHSGDKFFLMDIGQNQCRIYNTDHSLWKTINLNVPAGNYLYDIRYVSENLFTTDNALCLAYVYYYYDEINQYYTFTAKIIRENGTELLSIPGCQTFSIYTTDNGVTKLLAYSYDYSLLLYTTTTRVYNLPGQLTGTDINQEDQNETYFRPFPNPASSRITVPIRLPEGNPDGVVHLMNAAGKEIRTYNVSGTQPELTIPTDDLPAGIYFCTIESGNVYSAAQKIIVR from the coding sequence ATGAGAAGAAATCTCCTGATCCTTATTCAGACTTTGCTGACAATTAATCTCTTCGCTCAGATTACTCTTGAAAACACTTATAACTATTCCGGGACTTATACCCACCTGCAACATTCCGGCGACAAGTTTTTTCTGATGGATATCGGACAGAACCAATGCAGGATTTACAATACTGACCACAGTTTGTGGAAAACGATTAACCTGAATGTACCCGCCGGTAATTACCTTTACGACATCAGATATGTGAGTGAAAACCTGTTTACCACAGACAATGCACTATGCCTGGCTTATGTTTATTACTACTATGACGAAATAAACCAGTATTATACCTTTACGGCAAAAATCATCCGGGAAAACGGCACCGAACTGCTCAGTATTCCGGGATGCCAGACATTCAGCATTTACACCACTGATAATGGCGTTACGAAGCTGCTTGCCTACAGCTATGACTACTCACTCCTGCTGTACACAACCACCACAAGAGTTTACAATCTACCCGGACAACTTACCGGGACAGATATAAATCAGGAAGATCAAAACGAAACCTACTTTCGTCCTTTTCCGAACCCGGCTTCTTCCCGGATTACGGTTCCGATCCGTTTGCCGGAAGGAAATCCGGACGGTGTGGTGCATCTGATGAATGCTGCAGGAAAAGAAATACGAACTTATAATGTTTCAGGGACACAACCGGAATTAACCATTCCAACCGACGATCTGCCTGCCGGCATTTACTTCTGCACGATTGAATCGGGAAATGTATATTCAGCAGCTCAAAAAATCATCGTGAGATAA
- a CDS encoding endonuclease/exonuclease/phosphatase family protein — protein MFNLQNQSTGYFISIAFILLFPLFALSQEKEHKPEEFRIMFYNVENLFDPFDDSLKNDDEFLPGGMRAWTWKKFEKKLQHTAKVIISAGGWRPPEIIGFCEVENRFSLIQLLKRTPLERFGYQIVHEESPDARGIDVALIYRPDRVRHLYHKAIPVIFEGDSAGATRDILYMKGLVGGKDTLHLFINHWPSKYGGATATITRRRDAALTLRAAVDSLQQKDSTALIVITGDFNDQPSDESVLVHLDAKDRQQDGHGFYLLNLMHPLMGKWDTGTHKFREEWSIIDQFIVSSPLLLKIKGLRLGEKRAEILRLPFLLEEDRAHNGTKPYRTYNGMRYQGGFSDHLPIMLHLEF, from the coding sequence ATGTTCAACCTGCAAAATCAATCAACCGGATATTTTATATCAATCGCATTCATTCTGTTGTTCCCGCTTTTTGCTTTATCCCAGGAAAAAGAACATAAACCTGAAGAATTCAGGATTATGTTCTACAATGTTGAGAACCTGTTTGACCCATTTGACGACTCCCTGAAAAATGACGATGAATTCCTCCCCGGTGGCATGCGCGCCTGGACGTGGAAGAAATTCGAGAAAAAGCTGCAACACACCGCTAAAGTCATCATCAGTGCAGGTGGCTGGAGGCCGCCTGAAATCATTGGCTTCTGTGAAGTCGAAAACCGGTTTTCATTGATTCAGCTGCTTAAAAGAACACCGCTTGAGCGTTTTGGCTATCAGATAGTGCATGAAGAATCGCCCGACGCCAGGGGCATTGATGTGGCACTGATCTACCGTCCCGACAGGGTTAGGCATCTGTATCATAAAGCCATACCTGTTATTTTTGAAGGAGACAGCGCCGGGGCTACCCGCGACATCCTGTATATGAAAGGACTTGTGGGCGGAAAGGATACCTTGCACCTGTTTATCAACCACTGGCCGTCAAAATACGGCGGGGCAACGGCTACGATTACGCGCAGGCGTGATGCAGCGCTTACCCTCAGGGCAGCGGTGGACTCCCTTCAGCAAAAAGACAGCACCGCATTAATAGTAATTACCGGGGATTTCAACGATCAGCCTTCGGATGAAAGTGTTTTGGTGCATCTTGATGCAAAAGACCGGCAGCAGGACGGTCACGGATTTTATCTGCTCAACCTGATGCATCCGCTCATGGGCAAGTGGGATACCGGCACGCACAAATTCAGGGAAGAATGGAGCATCATAGATCAGTTTATTGTTTCCTCTCCCCTGCTTTTAAAAATAAAAGGCCTAAGGCTGGGTGAGAAAAGGGCCGAAATCCTGCGCCTTCCTTTCCTGCTTGAAGAAGACAGGGCCCACAACGGCACGAAACCTTACAGGACCTACAACGGGATGCGCTACCAGGGAGGATTCAGCGACCATCTTCCCATCATGCTCCATCTTGAATTCTGA
- a CDS encoding response regulator transcription factor: MGSLKKIFIVDDDAVIRTGLNGIIRHTGLFEISGEASNGEEFLQKLADIETEIVLLDLLMPGLHGPEVARRALEIKPSLKILICSAEASQEELYQLLDIGIFGFILKTEGFDQTIRALTNAANGIPYFSPELVGHAVNLSRNKAKPVQFSRRETEILELFCKGYSLHEIALKLYISSRTVEKHRSNMLSKAKKSSTLDLVLFALKNQIIAPEKIAYRTATHRHYLNGEKQTDLFSGA; encoded by the coding sequence ATGGGATCATTGAAAAAAATTTTCATCGTTGATGATGATGCAGTGATAAGAACCGGATTAAACGGGATTATCCGGCATACAGGACTATTTGAGATTTCCGGGGAAGCATCAAATGGTGAAGAATTTTTACAGAAGCTTGCTGATATTGAAACTGAAATTGTACTGCTTGACCTGCTTATGCCGGGGCTTCACGGGCCTGAAGTTGCACGCAGGGCATTGGAAATCAAACCGTCTCTTAAAATTCTCATATGCAGCGCTGAAGCATCACAGGAAGAATTATACCAGTTGCTTGACATCGGCATTTTTGGCTTTATTCTTAAAACAGAAGGGTTCGACCAGACCATCAGGGCATTGACCAACGCAGCCAACGGAATACCTTATTTTTCTCCCGAGTTGGTGGGCCATGCAGTAAATCTCAGCAGAAATAAAGCAAAGCCTGTTCAATTCTCTCGCCGCGAAACCGAAATCCTCGAATTATTTTGCAAAGGTTACAGCCTGCATGAGATCGCATTAAAACTCTATATCAGTTCCCGGACTGTTGAAAAGCACCGCTCCAATATGCTGTCGAAAGCTAAAAAAAGCTCAACCCTTGATCTGGTGCTGTTCGCATTAAAAAATCAGATTATTGCGCCGGAAAAAATTGCCTACAGGACTGCAACGCACAGACACTATCTGAATGGCGAAAAACAGACTGATCTCTTTTCCGGAGCCTGA
- a CDS encoding IS4 family transposase, producing MLPNKSTTIVSEVKDFFTSSEKAIYTVLTILSSLTLSEKHLGLASKCNNKHKNINKLLLVVMFPFFEVKDAWNYGQSSLYPAFRCGKDVFYRLLNDYNIPWRKISYKLTMQLIGKTIDKNNESSGELPSCLIVDDTDLPKTGRRMELIGKVFSHVTQKSVLAFKGLFLGYHDGKSFFAMDFSLHGEEGKNKKKPYGLSTKQMKARYSKRRDKSSPGSIRKQEYFTTKIDNMIEMVRTAIGQGLRFDYMLVDSWFTCYALVKFVSSRRFGCHLLGMAKMGKTRYLFNGKKLTSKEIIDCLRKQKKLKRSKQLKCYYSEALVDFNGIQVKLFFCKTSRKGKWNVLLTTNQELGFEQAYKIYAIRWSIEVFFKESKQYLGLGKCQSQDFDAQIASTTICMLQYNLLSVAKQFTDYESLGEMFRSTNAETIQLTLAERLWQLIVDVLADLAELIEIDTDLLMEKLISDNQRITKLTNYKALLQAG from the coding sequence ATGCTGCCAAACAAAAGTACAACAATCGTTTCAGAGGTAAAAGACTTTTTTACTTCAAGTGAAAAGGCAATTTATACAGTTCTTACGATTTTAAGTTCTTTGACATTATCAGAAAAGCATTTGGGCTTAGCAAGCAAATGCAACAACAAGCATAAAAACATCAACAAATTATTGTTGGTTGTGATGTTTCCTTTTTTTGAAGTAAAAGACGCCTGGAATTATGGGCAATCAAGCCTTTATCCAGCTTTTAGGTGTGGCAAGGATGTTTTTTACCGTTTGCTGAACGATTATAATATACCTTGGCGTAAGATATCCTATAAGCTAACCATGCAACTTATAGGCAAGACAATTGACAAGAATAATGAAAGTAGTGGTGAGTTACCAAGTTGCCTGATAGTTGATGATACTGACCTGCCAAAAACGGGAAGACGCATGGAGCTGATAGGCAAGGTATTTTCTCATGTAACCCAGAAAAGCGTATTGGCATTCAAGGGTTTGTTTTTGGGCTATCACGATGGGAAAAGCTTTTTTGCAATGGACTTTTCATTACATGGAGAAGAGGGGAAAAACAAGAAAAAGCCTTATGGACTTTCAACAAAACAAATGAAAGCCCGCTATTCAAAACGCCGTGACAAAAGTTCACCAGGCAGCATACGGAAGCAGGAGTATTTTACGACCAAGATCGACAACATGATAGAGATGGTACGCACTGCCATTGGACAAGGGCTTCGGTTTGATTATATGTTGGTTGATAGTTGGTTTACCTGCTATGCACTTGTTAAGTTCGTTTCCTCACGCCGATTCGGTTGTCATCTGCTTGGCATGGCTAAAATGGGAAAAACGAGGTATTTGTTTAACGGGAAAAAGCTTACATCTAAAGAAATCATCGATTGCTTGCGCAAGCAAAAAAAATTGAAACGCTCAAAGCAATTAAAGTGTTACTATAGCGAAGCCTTGGTTGACTTTAATGGCATACAGGTAAAGCTCTTCTTCTGTAAGACCTCCCGCAAAGGCAAATGGAATGTATTGTTAACCACAAACCAGGAATTGGGCTTTGAGCAAGCTTACAAAATTTACGCCATCCGATGGTCTATAGAAGTTTTCTTCAAGGAAAGCAAGCAATACCTGGGGCTTGGAAAATGCCAGTCGCAGGATTTTGATGCCCAAATAGCAAGCACAACTATTTGTATGCTACAATATAACTTGCTTTCGGTTGCTAAACAGTTTACTGATTACGAATCGCTGGGCGAAATGTTCCGTAGCACAAACGCCGAAACAATACAACTTACTCTGGCAGAAAGACTGTGGCAATTAATCGTAGACGTGCTAGCTGATTTAGCCGAACTGATCGAAATTGACACTGATTTGTTAATGGAGAAGCTAATATCTGATAATCAAAGAATTACAAAACTAACAAATTACAAAGCCCTACTGCAAGCAGGGTAA
- a CDS encoding heparan-alpha-glucosaminide N-acetyltransferase domain-containing protein — protein MKSKIPARMALPDLLKGVAVLLMIQVHLTELFAVSEFSENLAGRISLFLGGVPAAPLFMAVMGWFVGASQAGFGRQTLRGLKLIGWGFLLNIGMNLHLFLRIFNGTSAIDPLPYLFGVDILFLAGLSVIIIAVLRIFLKNRIAAWLVVAVIAAAAGKYLPSIDGAQPCVTYVLSYFYGLAWWSYFPVLPWLAYPVFGFVFYLIYEEFNLSLLSLKQKLIAATVLLAMILITFQYGFSVSTHLETFYHHGIIFALWAVSFLLLLILIFSMIVSRAGDLPPLKYLRWIGRHVTSFYVIQWLLIGNTATLLYKSVQVPALIMSFILITAATSLLVWLWSKRSAFRYLG, from the coding sequence ATGAAAAGTAAAATACCGGCCCGGATGGCTTTGCCCGATTTGCTGAAAGGAGTCGCTGTTCTGCTGATGATCCAGGTTCATCTTACTGAGTTGTTTGCTGTCAGTGAATTTTCGGAAAACCTGGCCGGAAGGATTTCGCTTTTTCTGGGTGGTGTTCCTGCAGCGCCTTTGTTTATGGCGGTGATGGGCTGGTTTGTTGGCGCCAGTCAGGCCGGTTTCGGCAGGCAGACCTTAAGGGGGCTGAAACTGATTGGCTGGGGCTTTCTGCTGAATATCGGCATGAATCTTCATCTTTTCCTGAGAATTTTCAACGGAACTTCTGCCATTGACCCTTTGCCTTATCTCTTTGGGGTGGACATCCTTTTCCTGGCTGGTTTAAGTGTAATTATTATCGCAGTTTTAAGAATCTTTCTGAAGAACCGGATTGCAGCATGGCTGGTTGTTGCCGTTATTGCAGCTGCAGCCGGCAAATATCTGCCGTCTATTGACGGAGCTCAACCATGCGTGACTTATGTGCTTTCATATTTCTATGGCCTTGCCTGGTGGTCTTATTTTCCTGTTTTACCCTGGCTGGCTTATCCCGTCTTCGGATTTGTCTTTTATCTGATTTATGAAGAATTCAATTTGTCTCTTTTATCACTGAAACAAAAGCTGATAGCTGCTACCGTATTGCTGGCAATGATCCTCATTACTTTTCAGTATGGTTTTTCTGTTTCAACGCACCTTGAAACCTTTTATCACCACGGAATTATATTTGCATTGTGGGCCGTTAGTTTTCTGCTTCTTTTAATCCTGATTTTCAGTATGATCGTTTCCCGGGCAGGAGATTTGCCACCGCTAAAGTATCTGAGGTGGATCGGGAGGCATGTGACTTCATTTTATGTAATCCAGTGGCTGTTAATCGGAAATACTGCCACACTGCTGTATAAAAGCGTTCAGGTGCCAGCCCTGATAATGTCCTTTATTTTAATCACCGCGGCCACCAGCCTGCTGGTCTGGCTCTGGTCAAAACGGTCAGCCTTCAGATATCTGGGCTGA
- a CDS encoding 4Fe-4S binding protein: MARTRKKNYYRLTLQWIIVALLAYMLVRPFVDRSYVADFEAYCPFGGLQALSSFLANNSLACSMTTTQIAMGLALLAGIFLFSKLFCSYICPIGTFTEWLSKQGKRLKMNIIISGIADRLLRLLKYALLFITFYFSVSSSELFCKTFDPYYAIFSGFSSDVVISYAVMALLLAIPGSFFVRQFWCKYICPLSAASNIFSFGFVFLGIVALYAVLTAGLGLSIGWIWLLGALCLAGVILETTRLKFGIFPVVKVTRNADTCTSCRLCDKACPMAIKISDIPKVQHIDCHLCGDCVTSCPEPETLQFSNRKINWLPAAATVALVAFGFAFASVTDIPTISEKWGSAEQMETAAVYRQSGIKSVKCFGSSMSFANHMRELPGVLGVEAFVSDNSVKIYYDPAVTSETAIKEFIFTPVSRVIAAPAQNISRVAMAEFAVDKFFDPSDAGLLAIKASQQPGILAFETMFGEPVHTLVYFDSTLVSTDEISRIIEEKKVKWEVDGDPREAITGFKVASVEPKGALNMKDYLGKMYEPVVLTFNGFENYDSTQTADVLLPFSAAADPLLADMPWYLLSHISNNRGVVKFEVIPSDAGFVLGLVYIPEMTGRDEIIRQLNEPELKVHLSDGSSQTFKNPYKF, from the coding sequence ATGGCACGCACCAGGAAAAAGAATTATTACCGGCTCACCCTTCAGTGGATAATTGTTGCTTTGCTGGCTTACATGCTTGTGAGGCCATTTGTTGACAGGTCGTATGTGGCAGATTTTGAAGCATATTGCCCGTTCGGCGGATTGCAGGCATTGTCGTCATTTCTGGCTAATAATTCTCTGGCCTGTTCCATGACGACCACCCAGATTGCCATGGGACTTGCCTTGCTTGCCGGCATATTCCTGTTCAGTAAGCTTTTCTGCAGTTACATCTGCCCCATAGGAACTTTTACCGAATGGCTCAGCAAACAGGGAAAGCGGCTTAAAATGAATATTATAATTTCCGGAATTGCAGACCGCTTGCTTCGTTTGCTGAAATATGCCCTGCTCTTTATTACCTTTTACTTTTCGGTAAGCAGCAGCGAACTTTTCTGCAAGACATTTGATCCGTATTATGCAATTTTTTCGGGTTTTAGCTCCGATGTAGTGATAAGTTATGCTGTGATGGCACTTTTGCTAGCCATCCCCGGTTCCTTCTTTGTGAGGCAGTTCTGGTGTAAATACATTTGTCCGCTCAGTGCCGCATCCAATATTTTTAGTTTTGGTTTTGTATTTCTCGGAATTGTTGCTCTTTATGCTGTTCTGACCGCCGGTTTAGGGCTTTCCATTGGTTGGATATGGTTGCTGGGCGCGCTCTGTCTGGCAGGTGTAATTCTTGAAACCACCCGCCTGAAGTTTGGAATATTTCCGGTTGTAAAAGTCACTCGTAATGCTGACACCTGCACCTCCTGCCGCCTTTGCGATAAAGCCTGTCCAATGGCAATAAAGATTTCTGATATCCCGAAGGTTCAGCATATTGACTGTCATTTGTGCGGCGATTGCGTAACAAGCTGTCCGGAACCGGAAACCCTGCAGTTCAGCAACCGAAAAATCAACTGGTTGCCGGCAGCGGCAACTGTAGCGCTTGTGGCATTTGGTTTTGCATTTGCTTCGGTTACAGATATTCCCACCATCAGCGAGAAATGGGGCAGCGCGGAACAAATGGAGACTGCCGCTGTCTACCGGCAGTCGGGGATTAAAAGTGTGAAATGTTTTGGCAGTTCCATGTCGTTTGCCAATCATATGAGGGAATTGCCCGGCGTGCTGGGTGTGGAAGCATTTGTGTCAGACAACAGCGTGAAAATTTATTATGATCCGGCTGTTACAAGCGAAACAGCGATCAAAGAATTTATATTTACGCCTGTTTCAAGGGTGATCGCAGCTCCGGCTCAAAATATCAGCCGGGTGGCTATGGCCGAATTTGCCGTGGATAAATTTTTCGATCCTTCCGATGCCGGGCTGCTGGCCATCAAGGCATCGCAGCAACCGGGCATCCTGGCTTTCGAAACCATGTTCGGTGAACCGGTTCACACCCTGGTTTATTTTGATTCCACTCTTGTTTCCACTGATGAGATCAGCAGGATAATTGAAGAAAAAAAGGTTAAGTGGGAAGTCGACGGAGATCCCCGTGAAGCAATCACCGGCTTTAAGGTGGCTTCGGTTGAACCGAAGGGTGCGCTGAACATGAAGGATTATCTCGGGAAAATGTATGAGCCGGTAGTACTGACTTTCAATGGCTTCGAAAATTATGATTCAACCCAAACAGCTGATGTTTTGCTTCCTTTTTCAGCCGCAGCCGATCCTTTGCTGGCAGATATGCCCTGGTACCTGCTCAGTCACATCAGCAACAACCGTGGTGTGGTGAAGTTTGAGGTAATCCCTTCAGATGCCGGTTTTGTGCTGGGTCTGGTTTATATACCTGAGATGACCGGCAGGGATGAAATAATCAGGCAACTGAATGAACCTGAGCTAAAGGTGCACCTGAGCGACGGGAGTTCACAGACATTTAAAAATCCCTATAAATTCTGA
- a CDS encoding ComEC/Rec2 family competence protein: MKIWPGFPFVRIVLPLISGILLHRYLSEWLNLSIYTIAILSLLLIMAGLSGRIITGYGSRWVFGLLLNLVFVMLGFQLASLHHELNSSDHFSGLLNDEKAIFSGILAEPPSERANSFRAIVNIDRIYQVQDARSCKGRVMVYFSKDTVVSGLKYGDRIIFSTPPVRVTPPANPGEFDYAGYLANKAIYHQVYLKRAAYSVSKGNKGHWLRALAFNVRDGFLQVFSQYGIGGREFAVAAALMIGYDDRLDPEQRREFSGAGAMHILCVSGLHVGIVFLMADKFFFFLGRRKKGKVLKPLMIILVIWLYALITGLAPSVMRASLMFSLVTVGNALSRKSHIYNTLAASAFFLLILNPAMLFEVGFQLSYAAVIGIVTFQPHLKKIWAPQSKVLKYLWDILLVSLAAQLATGPLSVMYFHQFPNYFLLTNLLVIPFAGILIYTGVIFLFFSLLPAFGKIAAFVLVTEVKSLNWVIAMIEDLPGAVSRNLFLSGFSALLLYMLILALLALYLSNKRIWFSIALATVLLLAADYARVNVLRARQQMLIVHSLNRHSAISLVMGRTHSILADSAVISEPGMLNYPLEGFRIKSGLSPPVLVGFDAETPAGDQVYFYKNGFLRFSGSRFAVISGGFIKPPRGRAINVDYVILTSNAKLNADDLTAYFPGAEFIADASNAYRRTMDWKDGFEKAGVKFHPVKDKGAWILSLP; encoded by the coding sequence GTGAAGATCTGGCCCGGATTCCCATTTGTCAGAATTGTACTGCCCCTGATTTCCGGCATATTGCTGCATCGTTACCTGTCTGAATGGTTGAACCTGTCAATTTACACTATTGCGATTCTGTCGCTTTTACTGATAATGGCAGGATTATCCGGCAGAATCATTACGGGTTATGGCAGCCGCTGGGTATTTGGTTTGCTGTTGAATCTGGTTTTTGTCATGCTGGGTTTTCAATTGGCATCACTGCATCATGAACTCAATTCGTCTGATCATTTCTCCGGATTATTGAATGATGAAAAGGCAATTTTTTCCGGAATACTGGCTGAACCTCCGTCTGAAAGGGCTAATTCATTCCGTGCAATTGTTAATATCGACAGGATTTATCAGGTTCAGGATGCAAGGAGCTGTAAAGGCAGGGTAATGGTATATTTTTCGAAGGATACAGTAGTTTCCGGATTGAAATATGGTGACCGCATTATATTCTCGACCCCACCTGTCAGGGTGACCCCGCCCGCCAACCCCGGGGAGTTTGATTATGCAGGATATCTCGCAAACAAAGCCATTTACCATCAGGTTTATCTTAAGCGGGCAGCTTATAGTGTGTCAAAAGGGAATAAGGGGCATTGGCTGAGGGCACTGGCTTTTAATGTGCGGGATGGGTTTTTGCAGGTATTCTCCCAATACGGGATTGGCGGCAGGGAGTTTGCCGTGGCCGCCGCCCTGATGATCGGATACGACGACCGCCTGGATCCTGAACAGCGGCGTGAGTTCTCAGGAGCCGGTGCTATGCATATCCTGTGTGTTTCCGGACTGCACGTGGGAATCGTATTCCTGATGGCCGACAAGTTTTTTTTCTTTCTTGGCAGAAGAAAGAAAGGAAAAGTGCTGAAGCCGCTGATGATTATTCTGGTTATCTGGCTGTATGCCCTGATTACCGGTTTGGCTCCTTCAGTGATGCGTGCCTCCCTGATGTTTTCGCTGGTAACGGTGGGCAACGCGCTCAGCAGAAAATCGCACATTTACAATACACTGGCCGCATCGGCATTTTTCCTTCTTATCCTGAATCCGGCCATGCTTTTCGAAGTCGGATTTCAACTTTCCTATGCGGCCGTTATCGGAATTGTAACCTTTCAGCCCCACTTAAAGAAGATCTGGGCACCTCAGTCCAAAGTGCTTAAATATTTGTGGGATATCCTCCTGGTTTCGTTGGCTGCACAGCTTGCTACCGGCCCGCTGTCGGTAATGTATTTTCACCAGTTCCCCAACTATTTTCTCTTAACCAACCTGTTGGTTATTCCGTTTGCCGGTATACTGATCTATACCGGAGTCATATTCCTTTTCTTTTCCCTGCTGCCGGCTTTCGGAAAGATTGCCGCATTTGTACTTGTTACCGAAGTTAAGTCCCTGAATTGGGTGATTGCAATGATTGAAGATTTGCCGGGAGCGGTCAGCCGGAACCTGTTTCTTTCAGGATTCTCAGCATTATTGCTGTACATGCTGATTCTTGCCCTGCTTGCTTTATACCTGAGCAACAAAAGGATATGGTTCAGCATCGCACTTGCCACCGTGCTTTTGCTGGCTGCCGATTACGCGAGGGTTAACGTGCTGCGGGCCAGGCAGCAAATGTTGATTGTGCACAGCCTGAACCGGCATTCTGCAATCAGCCTGGTGATGGGAAGAACACACAGCATACTGGCTGATTCTGCCGTTATCAGCGAACCTGGTATGCTAAACTATCCCCTCGAAGGCTTCAGGATTAAATCCGGACTCAGCCCTCCGGTGTTGGTTGGATTTGATGCAGAAACCCCTGCCGGAGATCAGGTATATTTTTATAAAAATGGATTTTTAAGATTTAGCGGATCCCGGTTTGCGGTTATATCAGGCGGATTCATTAAACCACCCCGGGGCCGGGCAATAAATGTGGATTATGTGATCCTTACTTCAAATGCGAAACTCAATGCCGATGACCTGACTGCTTATTTCCCCGGGGCTGAGTTTATTGCCGATGCATCAAATGCCTATCGCAGGACAATGGATTGGAAAGACGGTTTTGAAAAAGCCGGGGTGAAGTTTCATCCCGTTAAGGATAAAGGAGCATGGATTTTATCCTTGCCCTGA